A portion of the Avibacterium sp. 20-132 genome contains these proteins:
- a CDS encoding TRAP transporter large permease subunit, with protein MKYFNKLEEWVGGVLFLTIFIILLAQIIARQVFDSPFIWSEELARLLFVYVAMFGISMATRAQQHVYIDFLTNLMPEKARKAINSFVQLIIFACIFLFIYLGFKVFLDASFEIVSLQISEKWLYAPLPFISMLVFIRFLQAQSENYKNQLSYLPATLYIILALLLFIILMTHPEWFKALRISNYIKLGSNAVYVCLIVWLVIMFLGTPVGWSLFIVTILYFAMTRWNVVNSASSKLVDSLNSFPLLSVPFFILTGILMNTGGITERIFNFAKALLGHYSGGMGHVNIGASLIFSGMSGSALADAGGLGQLEIKAMRDAGYDDDICGGITAASCIIGPLVPPSIAMIIYGVIANESIAKLFVAGFVPGVLLTIALMAMNYAIAKKRHYPRTPKASLQQRCEAFKKAIWAILTPILIIGGIFSGLFTPTEAAVIAAAYSIIIGMFVYRELTLKMVFKSCVEAMAITGVTALMVMTVTFFGDMIAREQVAMRIADLFMAVADTPTMVLIMINLLLLFLGMFIDALALQFLVLPMLIPIAVHFGIDLVFFGVMTTLNMMVGILTPPMGMALFVVARVGNMPVSTVTKGVLPFLIPVFTTLVLITIFPQIITFIPNLLMP; from the coding sequence ATGAAATATTTCAATAAATTAGAAGAATGGGTGGGGGGTGTTTTATTCCTCACCATTTTTATCATTCTTCTTGCCCAAATCATCGCCCGCCAAGTGTTTGACTCTCCATTTATTTGGAGTGAGGAACTGGCGCGTTTACTCTTTGTTTATGTTGCTATGTTTGGCATTAGTATGGCAACGCGTGCGCAACAGCACGTTTATATCGACTTTCTCACCAATTTAATGCCAGAGAAAGCACGAAAAGCAATAAACTCATTTGTTCAACTAATTATTTTTGCTTGTATTTTCTTATTTATCTATTTAGGTTTTAAAGTCTTTTTAGATGCCAGTTTTGAAATTGTTTCCTTGCAGATTTCGGAAAAATGGCTTTATGCGCCCTTGCCATTCATTTCAATGTTAGTGTTTATCCGCTTTCTGCAAGCGCAAAGCGAGAATTACAAAAATCAACTTAGCTATTTGCCTGCCACTTTGTATATTATTCTTGCTTTGCTCCTGTTTATCATTTTAATGACCCACCCAGAATGGTTTAAAGCCTTACGCATTAGTAACTATATCAAGCTAGGTAGCAATGCCGTGTATGTCTGCTTGATTGTGTGGCTTGTCATTATGTTTCTTGGTACACCTGTGGGTTGGTCGTTGTTTATTGTTACCATTTTATATTTTGCAATGACGCGCTGGAATGTCGTTAATTCTGCCTCCTCAAAATTAGTCGATAGCCTAAACAGCTTCCCACTGCTTTCTGTCCCCTTCTTTATCCTAACGGGAATCTTGATGAATACAGGGGGAATTACCGAGCGAATTTTTAACTTTGCGAAAGCCTTGCTAGGGCATTATTCTGGCGGTATGGGACACGTAAATATCGGCGCAAGTTTAATTTTCTCTGGAATGTCAGGTTCAGCACTTGCCGATGCTGGGGGATTGGGTCAGCTTGAAATTAAAGCGATGCGTGATGCAGGTTATGACGATGATATTTGTGGTGGGATCACCGCAGCATCTTGTATTATTGGGCCTCTCGTGCCGCCAAGTATTGCGATGATTATTTATGGCGTCATCGCCAATGAATCTATTGCTAAACTCTTTGTAGCAGGCTTCGTACCCGGTGTGTTACTAACCATTGCATTAATGGCGATGAACTATGCCATTGCGAAAAAACGCCATTATCCGAGAACGCCAAAAGCCTCATTGCAACAACGTTGTGAAGCATTCAAAAAAGCGATTTGGGCGATCTTAACCCCCATTCTCATTATTGGCGGTATTTTCTCTGGCTTATTCACACCAACAGAAGCTGCGGTGATCGCCGCTGCCTACTCCATTATTATTGGAATGTTTGTTTACCGTGAACTCACATTAAAAATGGTGTTCAAAAGTTGCGTTGAAGCAATGGCAATCACAGGGGTGACTGCCTTAATGGTAATGACGGTAACTTTCTTTGGCGATATGATCGCCCGTGAACAAGTGGCAATGCGTATTGCCGATCTCTTTATGGCAGTGGCAGACACACCAACAATGGTGCTAATTATGATCAACTTGCTACTATTATTCTTGGGAATGTTTATTGATGCCCTCGCACTGCAATTCTTAGTGCTACCAATGCTCATTCCAATTGCCGTACATTTTGGTATTGATCTCGTGTTCTTTGGGGTAATGACCACATTAAATATGATGGTGGGGATTTTAACGCCGCCAATGGGAATGGCATTATTCGTGGTCGCTCGTGTGGGTAATATGCCAGTGAGTACGGTAACCAAAGGGGTATTACCGTTCTTAATCCCCGTGTTTACCACCTTGGTGCTTATCACCATCTTCCCACAAATTATCACCTTTATTCCAAATCTGTTAATGCCATAA
- a CDS encoding N-acetylmannosamine-6-phosphate 2-epimerase, with product MSKLSHQDVLDQIRYGLIASCQPVDDGPMDKPEIVAAMAQASVQGGAAGLRIEGIENLKATRPVVDKPIIGIVKRDLPDSPVRITPFLQDIEDLALAGADIIAVDGTLRSRPVALESAVKKIKELGCLAMADCSNLEEGLYCQQLGFDIVGSTMSGYTGGEVPDEPDYQLVKDLKAAGCYVMAEGRYNSPELAKKAIEIGADVVTVGSALTRLEHIVSWFASAVKSAKS from the coding sequence ATGTCAAAATTATCACATCAAGATGTGCTAGATCAGATTCGCTATGGGCTTATTGCCTCTTGTCAACCCGTTGATGATGGCCCTATGGATAAGCCTGAAATTGTGGCAGCAATGGCACAAGCTTCTGTACAAGGCGGTGCAGCGGGATTGCGAATTGAAGGAATCGAAAATCTAAAAGCAACTCGTCCCGTAGTGGATAAGCCCATTATTGGGATTGTAAAACGCGATTTGCCTGATAGCCCTGTGCGAATCACCCCATTTTTGCAAGATATTGAAGATCTGGCTCTGGCGGGGGCTGACATTATTGCGGTGGATGGCACATTGCGTTCTCGTCCAGTAGCACTTGAAAGTGCGGTGAAAAAAATTAAAGAATTAGGCTGCTTGGCGATGGCGGATTGCTCGAACTTGGAAGAAGGATTATATTGCCAGCAATTAGGCTTTGATATTGTGGGCAGTACAATGTCGGGCTATACCGGTGGTGAAGTTCCTGATGAGCCAGATTATCAACTGGTGAAAGATCTTAAGGCGGCAGGCTGCTATGTGATGGCAGAAGGGCGCTATAACAGCCCAGAATTGGCGAAAAAAGCCATTGAAATAGGGGCGGATGTGGTAACCGTAGGATCGGCGCTCACGCGTTTAGAACATATTGTGAGTTGGTTTGCCAGTGCGGTGAAATCAGCAAAATCCTAA
- a CDS encoding N-acetylmannosamine kinase: MRCLALDIGGTKIAAALVENGVISQRQQISTPQDQSAQGMTQALKTLITQYAGQFDAVAVASTGIINRGVLTALNPKNLGGLANFPLKDCIARYTDKPIGLLNDVQAAVCAEYQLQDQAQNKSAVQNFLFITVSTGVGGGIILNGELTTGVNGIAGHIGHSLADPNGPMCGCGRQGCVEAIASGRAIEAVASQWTEPCSPKEVFERFRKNDEKATALVQRSARAIANLIADMVISLDIQKVVLGGSVGLAEGYLPLVQQYLQAMPAFYQCPVEPARSGADAGLLGAAYWLTQQYKE, from the coding sequence ATGCGTTGTTTGGCATTAGACATTGGTGGCACAAAAATTGCAGCCGCATTGGTGGAAAATGGCGTCATTTCCCAGCGCCAGCAAATTAGCACTCCGCAAGATCAGTCTGCACAAGGAATGACGCAGGCGTTAAAAACATTAATTACCCAGTATGCTGGGCAGTTTGATGCAGTGGCAGTGGCATCCACAGGGATTATTAATCGTGGTGTACTGACCGCACTTAACCCGAAAAATTTAGGGGGATTAGCGAATTTTCCATTGAAAGATTGCATTGCGCGTTATACTGACAAGCCGATCGGATTACTGAACGATGTACAAGCGGCGGTGTGTGCCGAATACCAATTACAAGATCAGGCTCAAAATAAAAGTGCGGTGCAAAATTTCTTATTTATTACCGTCTCCACGGGTGTCGGCGGTGGAATTATTCTAAATGGCGAATTAACCACTGGGGTGAATGGCATTGCAGGGCATATTGGGCATAGCCTTGCTGATCCTAATGGGCCAATGTGCGGTTGTGGGCGTCAAGGCTGCGTGGAGGCTATTGCTTCTGGACGAGCCATTGAAGCAGTTGCCTCTCAATGGACGGAACCTTGTTCCCCCAAAGAAGTATTTGAACGCTTTAGAAAAAATGATGAAAAAGCCACCGCACTTGTGCAACGCTCCGCACGAGCGATTGCCAATTTAATTGCCGATATGGTGATTAGCCTAGACATTCAAAAAGTGGTGTTGGGGGGGAGTGTAGGCTTGGCGGAAGGCTATTTACCCTTAGTTCAACAATATTTACAGGCAATGCCCGCTTTTTATCAATGCCCTGTCGAACCCGCGAGATCGGGGGCTGATGCTGGTTTATTAGGGGCGGCTTATTGGCTTACTCAACAATATAAAGAATAA
- the nanQ gene encoding N-acetylneuraminate anomerase, whose product MILGDLTRDDFARGLPMVLAEICHQLRRMDLAKLTIGRHDLTDQIYMNVMEFDTTPSDSKQAELHHKYIDIQLLISGNEVIEYGVNEPDLSTYNEYNEADDYQLTPDIPNKSAVHLLSKMFAVFFPYEPHKPGCIAGENGQFIKKLVVKVPVALVS is encoded by the coding sequence ATGATTTTAGGTGATTTAACCCGTGATGACTTTGCCAGAGGTTTACCAATGGTGCTGGCAGAAATTTGTCATCAATTAAGACGGATGGATCTGGCAAAATTAACGATTGGACGCCACGATCTTACGGATCAAATTTATATGAATGTGATGGAATTTGACACCACACCAAGCGACAGTAAACAAGCAGAACTTCATCATAAATACATCGATATTCAACTGCTAATCAGCGGTAATGAAGTGATTGAATATGGCGTCAATGAGCCTGATCTGAGTACTTATAATGAGTATAACGAGGCAGATGATTATCAACTAACGCCTGATATTCCAAATAAAAGTGCGGTGCATTTATTGTCAAAAATGTTTGCCGTATTTTTCCCTTATGAACCTCATAAACCGGGGTGTATTGCAGGGGAGAATGGGCAATTTATTAAAAAATTAGTGGTAAAAGTACCAGTGGCGTTAGTGAGTTAA
- a CDS encoding MurR/RpiR family transcriptional regulator → MVATSGNILDTIGALYNSLTKTEKKIATTILSSPHLLSQFSLAEISQQFDVGEATFIRFCRTLGFKGFTDFKLQLSIELATKEKQPNSLLESDISKNDDTQSIAEKLHNSINNVIKETINLLDVKQLEQVVLAMRQAKRVFLFGVGSSGLTAEDTKHKLMRIGLQVDAISNNHFMYMQAALMNKEDVVIGISHSGYSKETTQSLSIAKKNGATTVALTHNLRSPITQVADYVLINGHRQGQLQGDSIGTKIAQLFVLDLIYALIVQAEEENATEMKQKTVNVILEQRIK, encoded by the coding sequence ATGGTTGCAACAAGTGGGAATATTCTGGATACCATTGGGGCGTTGTATAACAGCCTGACAAAAACGGAGAAGAAAATTGCGACTACGATCTTATCTTCTCCACATTTGTTAAGCCAATTTTCATTAGCAGAAATTTCACAACAGTTTGATGTGGGCGAGGCGACCTTTATTCGTTTTTGTCGAACTCTCGGCTTCAAAGGGTTTACAGACTTCAAATTACAGCTTTCTATTGAATTGGCAACTAAAGAAAAACAGCCAAATTCGTTGTTAGAAAGCGATATTAGCAAAAATGATGATACGCAAAGCATCGCAGAAAAATTACATAATTCTATAAATAATGTGATTAAAGAAACCATTAATTTACTTGATGTAAAGCAGCTAGAACAAGTGGTGTTGGCAATGCGACAAGCAAAACGCGTGTTTCTATTTGGTGTTGGCTCTTCAGGGCTTACTGCGGAAGATACGAAACATAAGTTAATGCGTATTGGTTTACAGGTTGATGCAATTAGTAATAATCATTTTATGTATATGCAAGCGGCTTTAATGAATAAAGAGGATGTGGTCATTGGCATTAGCCATTCAGGCTATTCCAAAGAAACCACACAATCATTGAGTATTGCGAAAAAAAATGGAGCAACCACTGTCGCATTAACCCACAATTTACGCTCACCAATTACGCAAGTTGCCGATTATGTCCTCATTAACGGGCATAGACAGGGGCAGCTACAAGGAGATTCTATCGGAACAAAAATTGCACAACTCTTTGTGTTAGATTTAATTTATGCCTTGATCGTGCAAGCCGAAGAAGAAAATGCAACAGAAATGAAGCAAAAAACCGTGAATGTGATTTTAGAACAGCGGATCAAATAA
- the nanA gene encoding N-acetylneuraminate lyase: MKNLKGIFSALLVSYNEDGSINEKGLREIIRHNIDKMKVDGLYVGGSTGENFMISTAEKKEIFRIAKDEAKDQVALIAQVGSVNLHEAVELGKYATELGYDCLSAVTPFYYKFSFAEIKHYYDTIIEETGNNMIVYSIPFLTGVNIGVEQFGELYKNPKVLGVKFTAGDFYLLERLKKAYPDHLIWAGFDEMMLPAAALGVDGAIGSTFNVNGIRARQIFELTQAGKLAEAREIQQVTNDLIEGILANGLYLTIKELLKLEGVDAGYCREPMTAKATEQQIAVAKALKAKFLS, translated from the coding sequence ATGAAAAATTTAAAAGGCATTTTTAGCGCATTGCTTGTGTCTTATAACGAAGACGGCTCAATCAATGAAAAAGGGTTGCGTGAAATTATTCGCCATAACATTGATAAAATGAAAGTCGATGGCTTGTATGTGGGCGGTAGCACAGGGGAAAACTTTATGATTTCCACTGCTGAGAAAAAGGAAATTTTCCGCATTGCCAAAGATGAGGCAAAAGACCAAGTGGCATTGATTGCTCAAGTAGGCAGCGTGAATTTACACGAAGCCGTAGAATTAGGTAAATATGCCACCGAACTTGGTTATGACTGTTTATCTGCGGTAACCCCGTTCTATTACAAATTTAGTTTTGCGGAAATCAAACATTATTACGATACCATTATTGAGGAAACGGGCAATAATATGATCGTTTATTCCATTCCATTCTTGACGGGTGTAAACATTGGCGTGGAACAATTTGGGGAACTTTATAAAAATCCAAAAGTATTAGGGGTGAAATTCACCGCAGGTGATTTCTATCTCTTAGAACGCTTGAAAAAAGCCTATCCCGATCATCTTATCTGGGCAGGCTTTGATGAAATGATGTTACCTGCCGCTGCTCTTGGCGTGGATGGTGCAATTGGTAGTACATTTAATGTAAACGGTATCCGAGCAAGACAAATTTTTGAATTAACTCAAGCTGGCAAACTTGCCGAAGCGCGTGAAATTCAACAGGTTACCAATGATCTGATTGAAGGTATTTTAGCAAATGGCTTATACCTCACCATTAAAGAATTACTTAAATTGGAAGGCGTGGATGCAGGTTATTGTCGCGAACCAATGACAGCCAAAGCCACTGAACAACAAATTGCTGTGGCAAAAGCATTGAAAGCGAAGTTTTTATCATAA
- a CDS encoding DUF5358 domain-containing protein gives MTACTWHTATTPIPAQFAGADYVLSDKDAQRWVAASRQAEQCIYPNLTRIQQTHFSKEDAYIHAQYVFFYPLENIIGEDYLKIIQDDEKAMGYAQYQFKKFKQTEFEPLTQAECNVLRLKAHDDLAVVKGQYKSGMAEVNKEEDSKASNGVATNDNKFFFDIIKWGATLLL, from the coding sequence ATGACGGCTTGCACTTGGCATACCGCCACAACGCCTATTCCAGCCCAATTTGCTGGGGCAGATTATGTATTATCGGATAAAGATGCACAACGCTGGGTTGCCGCAAGTCGCCAAGCAGAACAATGTATTTACCCGAATTTAACTCGCATTCAACAAACCCATTTTAGTAAAGAAGATGCTTATATCCACGCGCAATATGTGTTCTTCTATCCGTTAGAAAATATCATCGGTGAAGATTATCTTAAAATCATTCAAGATGATGAAAAAGCAATGGGTTATGCGCAATATCAGTTCAAAAAATTCAAACAAACTGAGTTTGAACCTTTAACTCAAGCTGAATGCAATGTGTTACGTCTTAAAGCACACGATGATTTAGCGGTTGTGAAAGGGCAATATAAAAGCGGTATGGCAGAAGTCAACAAAGAAGAAGATAGCAAAGCAAGCAACGGCGTTGCCACTAATGATAATAAATTCTTCTTTGATATTATTAAGTGGGGCGCGACGCTACTGCTATAA
- the rlmB gene encoding 23S rRNA (guanosine(2251)-2'-O)-methyltransferase RlmB produces the protein MSENIYGIHAVNAFLANAPERIIEVYVLKGREDKRLQPVLNALYELGISVQFLNRETLDKKANGEVHQGIIARVQPTKELNENDLDRILRDQPTPLVLVLDGVTDPHNLGACLRTADAAGVCAVIVPKDKSAQLNATARKVACGAAEVVPLIRVTNLARTLRELQQNYNMWVIGTAGEATETLYQTKLTGSLALVMGAEGDGMRRLTRETCDQLVSIPMAGSVSSLNVSVATGVCLFEIARQRLAG, from the coding sequence ATGTCTGAAAATATTTATGGAATCCACGCAGTTAATGCTTTTTTGGCAAATGCTCCTGAACGAATTATTGAAGTTTATGTGCTAAAAGGGCGTGAAGATAAACGCTTACAGCCCGTTCTCAATGCGCTTTATGAGCTTGGTATTTCTGTTCAATTTCTTAACCGTGAAACCCTTGATAAAAAAGCGAATGGTGAAGTACATCAAGGGATCATCGCCCGTGTACAACCTACAAAAGAATTAAATGAAAATGATCTCGATCGCATTTTACGTGATCAACCAACACCGCTTGTCTTGGTTTTAGATGGGGTTACCGATCCGCATAATCTCGGCGCTTGCTTGCGAACAGCTGATGCGGCTGGTGTATGTGCCGTGATCGTACCAAAAGATAAATCTGCCCAGCTTAATGCTACGGCACGCAAAGTGGCTTGCGGTGCTGCGGAAGTTGTTCCCCTTATTCGGGTGACCAATCTCGCTCGTACACTAAGAGAATTACAACAAAATTATAATATGTGGGTGATTGGCACGGCAGGTGAGGCAACAGAAACCTTGTATCAAACAAAACTGACGGGGTCACTGGCTTTGGTGATGGGCGCAGAGGGGGACGGAATGCGTCGCTTAACCCGTGAAACCTGCGATCAATTGGTGAGTATTCCAATGGCGGGATCGGTTTCTTCCTTGAATGTTTCCGTTGCGACGGGCGTTTGTTTATTTGAAATTGCGCGACAACGTTTAGCAGGCTAA
- the rnr gene encoding ribonuclease R: protein MAKKITKKTTALSDPNYQQELKKYSNPVPSREFILNIIREHNAPMSKEELFSVLAIRDEERQEAMRRRLRAMENEGQLIFTKRKRYALPEKLDLIKGMVIGHKEGYGFLQVEGVKQDLFIPNGQMKQVMHGDYVLAQPSGFERKGRQEVRIVRLLEGRKKHIVGRFFLEEGIGYVVPDDSRINYDILIPNEYRHGARMGQVVVVELKPRTAMFTRPVGMIIEVLGENMAKGMETEIAIRNHDIPHVFPSAVQKQVKKFTEEVPEAAKKGRVDLRQLPLVTIDGEDARDFDDAVYCQRNAKGGWKLWVAIADVSYYVRLRTALDNEAYNRGNSVYFPNRVVPMLPEVLSNGLCSLNPQVDRLCMVCELSISAKGKMTDYRFYEAVMNSHARLTYTKVARILDGDEELQQRYEPLVPHLQELHHLYQALVKARQQRGAIDFDTIESKFIFNEMGRIERIEPVVRNDAHKIIEECMILANIAAANFMETHNEPALYRIHAGPSEEKLSAFRAYLVEQGLSLGGGAKPTTEDYAKLLVQVKERPDHELIQTMLLRSLSQAIYSPDNIGHFGLALTQYAHFTSPIRRYPDLTLHRGIKYLLAKLQGSKRKTTDSGGYHYALDEMDNLGEHCSMTERRADDATREVADWLKCEYMQDHVGEAFSGVISVVTGFGLFVRLDELFIDGLVHISTLDNDYYQFDVNRQQLIGENSGRIYRLGDKVTIRVEAVSLEQRQVDFSLISTERKPRREGKTAKDKAKKGFRYAESAKKQKEKSAKKSKNRKIKVR from the coding sequence ATGGCTAAAAAAATAACAAAAAAAACCACCGCACTTTCCGATCCGAATTATCAACAAGAATTAAAAAAATACAGTAATCCTGTACCAAGTCGTGAATTTATTCTCAACATCATTCGTGAACATAATGCGCCAATGTCAAAAGAGGAATTATTTTCCGTTTTAGCTATTCGCGATGAAGAACGCCAAGAGGCAATGCGTCGCCGTTTACGAGCAATGGAAAACGAGGGGCAACTTATTTTTACTAAGCGTAAGCGCTATGCCTTGCCAGAAAAATTAGACTTAATCAAAGGAATGGTGATTGGGCATAAAGAAGGTTATGGCTTTTTACAAGTGGAAGGTGTAAAGCAAGATTTATTCATTCCAAATGGACAGATGAAACAGGTAATGCACGGCGATTATGTTCTTGCCCAGCCAAGCGGTTTTGAGCGTAAAGGACGTCAAGAAGTGCGTATTGTGCGTTTATTGGAAGGGCGTAAAAAACATATTGTCGGACGCTTCTTTTTAGAAGAAGGCATTGGCTATGTTGTCCCCGATGATAGCCGTATCAATTATGATATTTTAATCCCTAATGAATATCGCCACGGTGCGCGAATGGGGCAAGTTGTCGTGGTTGAACTCAAACCACGCACTGCAATGTTCACCCGTCCAGTGGGGATGATTATTGAAGTACTAGGCGAAAATATGGCAAAAGGAATGGAAACCGAAATTGCTATTCGCAATCACGATATTCCCCACGTTTTCCCAAGTGCGGTGCAAAAACAAGTCAAAAAATTCACTGAAGAAGTGCCAGAAGCCGCCAAAAAAGGACGGGTTGATTTACGCCAACTTCCTTTGGTTACGATTGATGGGGAAGATGCACGAGATTTTGATGATGCCGTGTATTGCCAACGTAACGCAAAAGGCGGTTGGAAACTTTGGGTTGCAATTGCGGATGTGAGTTACTATGTTCGCCTGCGTACTGCATTAGATAATGAAGCCTATAATCGAGGCAATTCCGTGTATTTCCCAAATCGTGTTGTGCCAATGTTGCCAGAAGTCCTATCTAATGGCTTATGTTCGCTCAATCCACAAGTTGATCGTCTATGTATGGTGTGTGAACTGTCTATTTCTGCCAAAGGAAAAATGACCGATTATCGTTTTTACGAAGCGGTGATGAATTCTCACGCCCGTTTAACCTACACTAAAGTTGCGCGTATTTTAGACGGTGATGAAGAATTACAACAGCGTTATGAACCTCTTGTTCCTCATTTGCAAGAATTACACCATTTGTATCAAGCCTTAGTAAAAGCCCGTCAGCAACGCGGTGCAATTGATTTTGACACGATAGAAAGTAAATTTATTTTCAATGAAATGGGACGCATTGAGCGCATTGAACCCGTAGTACGTAATGATGCCCATAAAATCATCGAAGAATGTATGATTTTAGCTAATATCGCCGCGGCAAATTTTATGGAAACGCATAATGAACCCGCATTATATCGTATTCATGCTGGTCCGAGTGAAGAAAAGCTGAGCGCTTTCCGTGCTTATTTAGTCGAACAAGGATTAAGTTTGGGTGGTGGAGCAAAACCGACAACAGAAGATTATGCCAAATTGCTCGTGCAAGTGAAAGAACGCCCCGACCACGAACTTATCCAAACTATGTTACTACGATCCTTGAGCCAAGCCATTTATTCCCCTGATAATATTGGGCATTTTGGCTTAGCCTTGACGCAATATGCGCATTTCACCTCGCCAATTCGCCGCTATCCGGATTTAACCTTACATCGTGGAATCAAATATTTACTGGCTAAATTACAAGGTTCAAAACGTAAAACCACGGATTCTGGTGGTTATCATTATGCACTTGATGAAATGGATAACCTAGGTGAACATTGTTCAATGACTGAACGCCGTGCCGATGATGCAACCAGAGAAGTAGCAGATTGGCTCAAATGTGAATATATGCAAGATCACGTTGGCGAAGCATTTAGTGGCGTGATTTCTGTGGTAACCGGCTTTGGCTTATTTGTGCGTTTAGATGAATTATTCATTGATGGGCTTGTGCATATTTCAACCTTAGATAATGATTATTACCAATTTGATGTAAATCGCCAGCAATTAATCGGCGAAAACAGTGGGCGAATTTACCGCCTAGGCGATAAGGTTACTATTCGTGTAGAGGCGGTTAGCCTTGAGCAACGACAAGTGGATTTCTCACTCATTAGCACTGAACGTAAACCTCGACGAGAAGGAAAAACAGCCAAAGATAAAGCGAAAAAAGGCTTTCGTTATGCAGAAAGTGCGAAAAAGCAAAAAGAGAAATCGGCGAAAAAATCGAAAAATCGAAAAATCAAAGTGCGGTGA
- the rplI gene encoding 50S ribosomal protein L9, with amino-acid sequence MQVILLDKVVHLGNVGDQVNVKSGYARNFLIPQGKAVMATKANVEYFEARRAELEEKAAKALVAAMDRAERLEALESVTIASKAGDEGRLFGSIGTRDIADAITARGVEVAKSEVRLPNGLIRTTGEHEVRFQLHGEVFANLRLIVVAE; translated from the coding sequence ATGCAAGTAATTCTTTTAGATAAAGTTGTTCACCTTGGTAATGTTGGTGATCAAGTTAATGTTAAATCTGGTTATGCTCGTAACTTCTTAATCCCACAAGGGAAAGCGGTTATGGCAACCAAAGCTAACGTTGAATATTTTGAAGCACGTCGTGCAGAATTAGAAGAAAAAGCAGCAAAAGCACTTGTGGCAGCAATGGATCGCGCAGAGCGTCTTGAAGCCCTTGAGTCTGTAACTATCGCAAGTAAAGCGGGTGATGAAGGCCGTTTATTCGGTTCTATCGGTACTCGTGATATTGCTGATGCTATCACAGCTCGTGGTGTTGAAGTTGCGAAAAGTGAAGTTCGTTTACCAAACGGATTAATCCGTACTACAGGTGAACACGAAGTACGCTTCCAACTTCACGGTGAAGTATTCGCAAACTTACGTCTTATCGTAGTTGCTGAATAA
- the rpsR gene encoding 30S ribosomal protein S18 yields MARYFRRRKFCRFTAENVQEIDYKDIATLKNYISESGKIVPSRITGTRAKYQRQLARAIKRARFLALLPYTDNQ; encoded by the coding sequence ATGGCACGTTATTTCCGTCGTCGTAAGTTCTGCCGCTTTACAGCGGAAAACGTTCAAGAAATCGATTACAAAGATATCGCAACGTTAAAGAACTATATTTCAGAGAGCGGCAAAATTGTTCCAAGCCGTATTACCGGTACTCGTGCGAAGTATCAACGTCAATTAGCTCGTGCAATTAAACGCGCGCGTTTCTTAGCGTTACTTCCGTACACTGATAATCAGTAA
- the priB gene encoding primosomal replication protein N yields the protein MLKSNSKIDNRFSLIGQVSDFPKRSKSPNGIEHCRFYLEHRSEQQEAGLPRQAWCKIAVQVSGHQLIAKTQSITVGSNLLIVGFITSHKSANGLSQLVLHAEQIEFID from the coding sequence ATGCTGAAGAGTAATTCAAAAATTGATAATCGCTTCTCATTAATAGGGCAAGTCAGCGACTTTCCTAAGCGAAGCAAAAGCCCTAACGGAATTGAACATTGTCGTTTTTATTTGGAACACCGTTCCGAACAGCAAGAGGCAGGATTACCTCGCCAAGCTTGGTGCAAAATCGCCGTTCAAGTTAGTGGTCATCAGTTAATTGCAAAAACTCAAAGCATTACGGTCGGCAGTAACTTATTGATAGTGGGGTTTATTACTTCACATAAATCAGCAAATGGTTTAAGTCAATTAGTATTACACGCCGAGCAAATCGAATTTATAGATTAG